Within the Microbacterium sp. CGR2 genome, the region CTCCTTCCCGGCGACACGCTGCTGGTCATCGCCGGGCTGCTGTCGCACCCGCTCGCCGGTTCCGCGCAGGGCATCTTCGGCATCAACGTGTGGATCGTCGCGCTCCTCATCGCCTTCGCGGCCTTCGTCGGCGGCGAGGTCGGCTACCTCATCGGCCACAAGGGCGGACCGGCAATCTTCGAGCGCAAGGAGTCCGGCCTCTTCAGCAAGAAGAACGTCGAGCGCACCAACGCCTTCTTCGAGCGGTTCGGCGGCATCACCGTGATCCTCGCCCGCTTCGTCCCCATCGTCCGCACCTTCGCACCGGTCGCGGCCGGGGTCGGACACATGCCGTGGCGCAAGTACACGCTCTACAACCTCATCGGCGCCATGCTCTGGGGCTTCGGTCTCACGATGCTCGGCTACGCGATCGGGTTCATCCCGCCGATCAAGTGGTTCGTGACGGAGTACATCGACTTGATCCTGCTCGCCGCGGTCGGCGGTACGGCGCTGATCACGCTGTGGCACTACCTCTCCGAGCGTCACAAGGCCAAGAAGGCCGCAGCGTCCGGTGAGGACGTCGTGACGGATGCCGTCGAGGCCGAAGAGCTCGCCCTCGACCGCGAGGTCTTCGAGCGTGCACCCGACTTCGACGGAGACGGCAAGCACTGAGGCTCACCGGCCGCGCAGCACTCAGCCGGTCTTCTTCGCCGGCTTCTTGTCCTTCGTGGACTTCTCGCCGGAACGCTTCTCCTTCGACCGCGCGACGCTCTCACGCAGCGCCTCCATGAGGTCGATGACCTCGCCGCCGCCCTTGGCGGCAGCATCCGCCTCGCCGAAGGCGTCTTCGATCTCGAAGCCCTCGCCCGCCTCGATCTTCGCGTCGATGAGGGTGCGGAGTTCCTTCTGGTACTCGTCGACGAACTCTTCCGGATCGAAGTCGGTCGAATAGCTGTCGACGAGGGATGCCGACATCTCGAGCTCTTTCTTGGAGATGCGCACGTCTTCGTCCAGCGCGGGGAACGCCGCCTCTCGCACCTCGTCGGCCCACAGCAGCGTCTGCAGGACCAACACCTTGCCGCGGACGCGGAGCGCGGCGAGTCGGGTCTTCTGCCGCAGGGTGAACCGGACGATCGCGGTGCGATCGCTCTGCTCGAGCGTCTTTCGCAGCAGCACGTAGGCCTTGGGCGACTTCGAGTCCGGTTCCAGGTAGTACGGCTTGTCGAGCGTGAGCAGATCCACCTGATCGGAGGGCACGAACTCGACGACGTCGATCTCGCGACTCTTCTCGGACGGCAGAGCGGCGAGGTCGTCTTTGGTGAGAACGACGGTCTGCCCCCCTTCGACGTACGCCCGGTCGATGTCGGCGTACGCGACGGTCTCGCCGCACACCTCGCACGTGCGCTGGTAGCGGATGCGACCGCCGTCTTTCTCATGCACCTGATGCAGCGGCACGTCGTGGTCTTCGGTGGCGGAGTACACCTTCACCGGGACGTTCACGAGTCCGAACGTCACCGCGCCCTTCCAGATCGTTCTCATGACCTCAGTAGACACCAGCCACACCCGCCACGGCCAGCCCCTTGACTACGCTGGCTGCATGGTCGGAGAAGCGCAGGTCGTGCAGGTCGACGGCCGTCGGCTCCGCGTGACGAACCTGGACAAGGTCGTCTATCCCGAATCCGGAACCACCAAGGGCGAGATCATCGCCTACTACTCCACGATCGCGCCGCTTCTGCTCCCGCTCGTCGACGGTCGGCCGGTCACCCGCAAGCGATGGGTGGACGGTGTCGGACCGGCGGATGCTCCGGCAGACGCCTTCTTCGCCAAGCAGCTCGAACCCGGCGCCCCGGAGTGGATTCCGCGACAGGCGATCCAGCACTCGGACGGGCCGAAGGAGTATCCGCTCGTCGAAGACGTGCCGACCCTAGTCTGGCTCGCGCAAGTGGCCGCGATCGAGCTGCACGTGCCGCAGTGGCGGTTCGCCCCCGACGGGTTGCCCGGACGACCGGATCGCCTCGTGCTCGATCTCGACCCGGGCCCAGGAGTCGGACTCGCGCAGTGCGCGGAAGCCGCCCGCATCGCCCGCGGAATCCTCACCGACATGGGGTTGGACCCGCGCCCCGTCACCAGCGGCAGCAAGGGCATCCACCTCTACGCCGCGCTTCCCGGCGAGCAGACGAGCGACGAGATATCCGCCGTGGTGAAAGAACTCGCCAGGCTCATCGAGAACGATCATCCCGACCTCGCGACCAGCGTCATGACCAAGGCTGTGCGCGGCGGCAAGGTGTTCCTCGACTGGAGCCAGAACAACGGCAAGAAGACCACCATCTCGCCGTACTCCCTCCGCGGCCGGGCACGCCCGTGGGTCGCCGCGCCCCGCACGTGGGACGAGCTCGACGATCCCGACCTCGCCCAGCTCGACATCGACG harbors:
- a CDS encoding Ku protein produces the protein MRTIWKGAVTFGLVNVPVKVYSATEDHDVPLHQVHEKDGGRIRYQRTCEVCGETVAYADIDRAYVEGGQTVVLTKDDLAALPSEKSREIDVVEFVPSDQVDLLTLDKPYYLEPDSKSPKAYVLLRKTLEQSDRTAIVRFTLRQKTRLAALRVRGKVLVLQTLLWADEVREAAFPALDEDVRISKKELEMSASLVDSYSTDFDPEEFVDEYQKELRTLIDAKIEAGEGFEIEDAFGEADAAAKGGGEVIDLMEALRESVARSKEKRSGEKSTKDKKPAKKTG
- a CDS encoding DedA family protein, whose product is MLETLLHAPTALIPWLDPETIIRGAGPWALLVVCFIVFAETGLLVGFLLPGDTLLVIAGLLSHPLAGSAQGIFGINVWIVALLIAFAAFVGGEVGYLIGHKGGPAIFERKESGLFSKKNVERTNAFFERFGGITVILARFVPIVRTFAPVAAGVGHMPWRKYTLYNLIGAMLWGFGLTMLGYAIGFIPPIKWFVTEYIDLILLAAVGGTALITLWHYLSERHKAKKAAASGEDVVTDAVEAEELALDREVFERAPDFDGDGKH